A window of Juglans regia cultivar Chandler chromosome 7, Walnut 2.0, whole genome shotgun sequence contains these coding sequences:
- the LOC108986606 gene encoding probable serine/threonine-protein kinase WNK10 isoform X1, which produces MTSGAGLLMPPNTGVFGTMAELPESVADHLEKDPTGRYVRYNEVLGRGAFKTVFKAFDEVDGIEVAWNQVRIDDVLQSPEDLEKLYSEVHLLKLLKHDNIIKFYNSWVDDKKKTVNMITELFTSGSLRQYRKKHKNVDIKAIKNWARQILLGLVYLHGHNPPVIHRDLKCDNIFVNGNHGEVKIGDLGLALLMQQPTAQSVIGTPEFMAPELYEEEYNELVDIYSFGMCMLEMVTFEYPYSECKNPAQIYKKVTSGIKPAALNKVSDPQIKEFIEKCLVSVSERLSAKELLQDHFLRAENPKEPIRDPLQLPDQSLKANSLPKSGPHSMDIDSDYKQLSLSTCTGSNNGSPSCPVLEFQRKNKNNEFRLRGKKNDDSSVSLTLRIADSSGRVRNIHFLFYLDTDTALSVAGEMVEQLELADHDVAFISEFIDYLIMKLLPGWKPSSDYSSSGAVTPCGISPVIEDGKTLMTCQWDSMLTGGPAGLVVEQDVLSESSMCPQDGGVQAEEGSVCNNADSTICHGDYNSSPGLANFEDQHSQASVASDILVEASSTKHGNAAESIDCNIDESHKRLSWSFSELELGDTYYDDCRFQRMDSSGTECVVDEFSKTSELSFPVLSGKSKMMSLTSSCSSLSLEDKDIDVELKLELDAIESQYQNLFQELSQMREEAMEATKRRWMARKKLAVH; this is translated from the exons ATGACTTCTGGTGCTGGATTGTTGATGCCACCGAATACTGGAGTGTTTGGGACGATGGCAGAGCTTCCCGAGTCCGTGGCGGACCATTTAGAGAAGGATCCGACCGGTCGATACGTTCGG TACAATGAAGTCTTGGGCAGGGGTGCTTTCAAAACTGT TTTTAAGGCATTTGATGAAGTTGATGGAATAGAAGTTGCTTGGAACCAAGTGAGGATTGATGATGTTTTGCAGTCACCAGaagatttggaaaaattgtattCTGAAGTGCATCTGCTGAAATTGTTGAAACATGATAATATCATCAAGTTCTATAATTCTTGGGTGgatgataaaaagaaaactgTGAATATGATAACTGAGCTGTTCACATCTGGAAGCCTGAGACA ATATCGTAAGAAGCATAAAAATGTGGATATAAAGGCCATAAAGAATTGGGCAAGGCAGATTCTCCTAGGTTTAGTCTATCTTCACGGTCACAATCCACCTGTTATTCACAGGGACTTAAAATGTGACAATATTTTTGTTAATGGAAATCATGGAGAAGTTAAGATTGGAGACCTCGGATTGGCACTTTTAATGCAGCAACCTACTGCTCAAAGTGTGATTG GGACTCCTGAGTTTATGGCTCCTGAGCTATATGAAGAAGAATACAATGAACTTGTCGACATATATTCATTTGGGATGTGCATGTTGGAGATGGTTACTTTTGAGTACCCATACAGTGAATGCAAAAACCCAGCTCAAATCTATAAGAAAGTTACCTCG GGCATTAAACCTGCTGCACTCAATAAGGTGAGTGATCCCCAAATTAAGGAATTTATAGAGAAATGTCTGGTTTCAGTATCTGAGAGACTGTCAGCAAAGGAGCTTCTCCAAGACCATTTCCTCCGAGCTGAGAATCCAAAGGAACCAATTCGTGATCCCTTACAGTTACCTGATCAAAGTCTCAAAGCAAATAGTTTACCCAAGTCCGGCCCTCATTCCATGGACATAGATTCTGACTATAAGCAGCTATCTTTAAGCACGTGTACAGGAAGCAACAATGGTAGTCCAAGCTGTCCAGTTTTGGAATTTCAGAGgaaaaataagaacaatgaatttaggttaagagggaagaaaaatgatGACAGCTCAGTATCATTGACCTTGCGTATTGCAGACTCTTCTG GTCGAGTGAGGAATATACACTTCCTCTTTTATCTTGATACAGATACTGCACTTTCAGTGGCTGGCGAGATGGTTGAACAACTGGAGTTGGCAGATCATGATGTGGCATTCATATCTGAGTTTATTGATTACTTGATCATGAAACTTCTTCCTGGATGGAAGCCATCATCTGATTACTCCTCAAGTGGAGCAGTAACTCCATGTGGCATTTCCCCAGTCATTGAAGATGGAAAAACATTAATGACTTGTCAATGGGATTCAATGCTAACTGGTGGTCCAGCTGGGTTGGTGGTTGAGCAAGATGTTCTGTCTGAGTCAAGTATGTGTCCTCAGGATGGTGGAGTACAGGCTGAGGAAGGTAGCGTGTGCAATAATGCCGACAGTACCATTTGCCATGGCGACTATAATTCTTCTCCAGGTTTGGCTAATTTCGAGGATCAACATTCACAAGCATCAGTTGCTTCAGATATACTGGTGGAAGCATCTTCAACCAAACATGGAAACGCAGCTGAATCTATTGATTGTAATATTGATGAAAGTCACAAACGATTAAGTTGGTCTTTCTCTGAACTAGAGCTTGGGGATACATATTATGATGACTGCAGATTCCAACGAATGGATAGCAGTGGCACAGAGTGCGTTGTGGATGAATTTTCAAAGACATCAGAGTTGTCATTTCCTGTTCTGAGTGGAAAATCCAAAATGATGAGTTTAACAAGCAGCTGTTCGTCACTGTCCTTGGAAGACAAAGATATAGATGTGGAGCTAAAGTTGGAACTTGATGCAATCGAGTCACAGTATCAAAACTTGTTTCAGGAACTTTCTCAGATGAGGGAAGAAGCAATGGAGGCCACCAAAAGGCGATGGATGGCAAGGAAGAAACTGGCTGTCCATTGA
- the LOC108986606 gene encoding probable serine/threonine-protein kinase WNK10 isoform X2, which produces MTSGAGLLMPPNTGVFGTMAELPESVADHLEKDPTGRYVRYNEVLGRGAFKTVDLKCDNIFVNGNHGEVKIGDLGLALLMQQPTAQSVIGTPEFMAPELYEEEYNELVDIYSFGMCMLEMVTFEYPYSECKNPAQIYKKVTSGIKPAALNKVSDPQIKEFIEKCLVSVSERLSAKELLQDHFLRAENPKEPIRDPLQLPDQSLKANSLPKSGPHSMDIDSDYKQLSLSTCTGSNNGSPSCPVLEFQRKNKNNEFRLRGKKNDDSSVSLTLRIADSSGRVRNIHFLFYLDTDTALSVAGEMVEQLELADHDVAFISEFIDYLIMKLLPGWKPSSDYSSSGAVTPCGISPVIEDGKTLMTCQWDSMLTGGPAGLVVEQDVLSESSMCPQDGGVQAEEGSVCNNADSTICHGDYNSSPGLANFEDQHSQASVASDILVEASSTKHGNAAESIDCNIDESHKRLSWSFSELELGDTYYDDCRFQRMDSSGTECVVDEFSKTSELSFPVLSGKSKMMSLTSSCSSLSLEDKDIDVELKLELDAIESQYQNLFQELSQMREEAMEATKRRWMARKKLAVH; this is translated from the exons ATGACTTCTGGTGCTGGATTGTTGATGCCACCGAATACTGGAGTGTTTGGGACGATGGCAGAGCTTCCCGAGTCCGTGGCGGACCATTTAGAGAAGGATCCGACCGGTCGATACGTTCGG TACAATGAAGTCTTGGGCAGGGGTGCTTTCAAAACTGT GGACTTAAAATGTGACAATATTTTTGTTAATGGAAATCATGGAGAAGTTAAGATTGGAGACCTCGGATTGGCACTTTTAATGCAGCAACCTACTGCTCAAAGTGTGATTG GGACTCCTGAGTTTATGGCTCCTGAGCTATATGAAGAAGAATACAATGAACTTGTCGACATATATTCATTTGGGATGTGCATGTTGGAGATGGTTACTTTTGAGTACCCATACAGTGAATGCAAAAACCCAGCTCAAATCTATAAGAAAGTTACCTCG GGCATTAAACCTGCTGCACTCAATAAGGTGAGTGATCCCCAAATTAAGGAATTTATAGAGAAATGTCTGGTTTCAGTATCTGAGAGACTGTCAGCAAAGGAGCTTCTCCAAGACCATTTCCTCCGAGCTGAGAATCCAAAGGAACCAATTCGTGATCCCTTACAGTTACCTGATCAAAGTCTCAAAGCAAATAGTTTACCCAAGTCCGGCCCTCATTCCATGGACATAGATTCTGACTATAAGCAGCTATCTTTAAGCACGTGTACAGGAAGCAACAATGGTAGTCCAAGCTGTCCAGTTTTGGAATTTCAGAGgaaaaataagaacaatgaatttaggttaagagggaagaaaaatgatGACAGCTCAGTATCATTGACCTTGCGTATTGCAGACTCTTCTG GTCGAGTGAGGAATATACACTTCCTCTTTTATCTTGATACAGATACTGCACTTTCAGTGGCTGGCGAGATGGTTGAACAACTGGAGTTGGCAGATCATGATGTGGCATTCATATCTGAGTTTATTGATTACTTGATCATGAAACTTCTTCCTGGATGGAAGCCATCATCTGATTACTCCTCAAGTGGAGCAGTAACTCCATGTGGCATTTCCCCAGTCATTGAAGATGGAAAAACATTAATGACTTGTCAATGGGATTCAATGCTAACTGGTGGTCCAGCTGGGTTGGTGGTTGAGCAAGATGTTCTGTCTGAGTCAAGTATGTGTCCTCAGGATGGTGGAGTACAGGCTGAGGAAGGTAGCGTGTGCAATAATGCCGACAGTACCATTTGCCATGGCGACTATAATTCTTCTCCAGGTTTGGCTAATTTCGAGGATCAACATTCACAAGCATCAGTTGCTTCAGATATACTGGTGGAAGCATCTTCAACCAAACATGGAAACGCAGCTGAATCTATTGATTGTAATATTGATGAAAGTCACAAACGATTAAGTTGGTCTTTCTCTGAACTAGAGCTTGGGGATACATATTATGATGACTGCAGATTCCAACGAATGGATAGCAGTGGCACAGAGTGCGTTGTGGATGAATTTTCAAAGACATCAGAGTTGTCATTTCCTGTTCTGAGTGGAAAATCCAAAATGATGAGTTTAACAAGCAGCTGTTCGTCACTGTCCTTGGAAGACAAAGATATAGATGTGGAGCTAAAGTTGGAACTTGATGCAATCGAGTCACAGTATCAAAACTTGTTTCAGGAACTTTCTCAGATGAGGGAAGAAGCAATGGAGGCCACCAAAAGGCGATGGATGGCAAGGAAGAAACTGGCTGTCCATTGA